A stretch of Saccharothrix texasensis DNA encodes these proteins:
- a CDS encoding molybdopterin-dependent oxidoreductase encodes MKRASSPHTATRLGLWLGIAFGLCFVTGLLSHYLQHPPAWFAWPTRPVWLYRFTQGVHVTSGVAAIPLLSAKLWTVYPKLFERPLVKSLPHALERASIFVLLGASFFELVTGLFNAAQNYPWQFFFPTAHHAVAWVAVGALLVHVAVKLPLTRTPAEEVRQGTLSRRGFLLTTGGAAAVAVLATAGGTVPWLRTASVLGIRSAALPVNRTAAAARVAAVDDGWRLTVGGRRFTRRELEALPQTTAELPIACVEGWSASARWTGVPVRDLLALAGLAPGDVRVESLERDGLYRASTLPAAHARDPVTLLALRLDGETLPLDHGYPCRLIAPSRPGVTQTKWVTRLEVL; translated from the coding sequence GTGAAGCGCGCGTCCAGCCCGCACACCGCCACCCGCCTCGGCCTGTGGCTGGGCATCGCGTTCGGGCTGTGCTTCGTCACCGGTCTGCTCAGCCACTACCTCCAGCACCCGCCCGCCTGGTTCGCCTGGCCCACCCGCCCGGTCTGGCTCTACCGGTTCACGCAGGGCGTCCACGTCACCTCGGGCGTGGCGGCGATCCCGCTGCTGTCGGCGAAGCTGTGGACGGTGTACCCGAAGCTCTTCGAACGGCCGCTGGTGAAGTCGCTGCCGCACGCGCTGGAGCGGGCCTCGATCTTCGTGCTGCTCGGCGCGTCGTTCTTCGAGCTGGTCACCGGCCTGTTCAACGCCGCGCAGAACTACCCGTGGCAGTTCTTCTTCCCGACCGCGCACCACGCCGTGGCCTGGGTCGCGGTGGGCGCGCTGCTCGTGCACGTCGCGGTCAAGCTGCCGCTCACGCGCACGCCCGCCGAGGAGGTCCGCCAGGGCACGCTCAGCCGGCGCGGGTTCCTGCTCACCACGGGCGGCGCGGCGGCGGTCGCGGTGCTGGCCACGGCGGGCGGCACGGTGCCGTGGCTGCGGACCGCCTCCGTCCTGGGCATCCGGTCGGCGGCGCTGCCCGTCAACCGCACGGCCGCCGCCGCCAGGGTGGCCGCCGTGGACGACGGCTGGCGGTTGACCGTCGGCGGGCGCCGGTTCACCCGCCGGGAGCTCGAAGCGCTGCCCCAGACGACGGCCGAGCTGCCGATCGCGTGCGTCGAGGGGTGGAGCGCGTCGGCGCGGTGGACCGGGGTGCCCGTGCGCGACCTGCTGGCGCTGGCGGGCCTGGCGCCCGGCGACGTCCGGGTGGAGTCGCTGGAGCGCGACGGCCTCTACCGCGCGAGCACGCTGCCCGCCGCCCACGCCCGCGACCCGGTGACGCTGCTCGCGCTGCGGCTGGACGGCGAGACCCTGCCGCTGGACCACGGCTACCCGTGCCGGTTGATCGCACCGAGCCGACCGGGCGTGACGCAGACCAAGTGGGTCACTCGGCTGGAGGTCCTCTGA
- a CDS encoding TIGR04282 family arsenosugar biosynthesis glycosyltransferase, with protein sequence MTPSVSLLVVAKAPVPGLAKTRLCPPATPAEAADIAAAALLDTLDAVLGTPRVRPVVALTGSLGDARRSAEIRAVLRRCTVVAQRGRSFADRLANAHADAHRAHGLPVFQIGMDTPQLTPALLAESVDRLAAHDAVLGPAADGGWWALGLHDPAVAAALRTVPMSRSDTGASTLRALGDRDTGLLPVLSDVDDMATAREVAAAVPHTRFAAALARLGALR encoded by the coding sequence ATGACCCCTTCGGTGAGCCTGCTGGTGGTGGCCAAGGCCCCGGTGCCGGGCCTGGCGAAGACCCGCCTCTGCCCGCCCGCGACGCCGGCGGAGGCGGCCGACATCGCCGCCGCCGCGCTGCTGGACACCCTCGACGCCGTGCTCGGCACGCCGCGCGTCCGGCCGGTGGTGGCGTTGACCGGGTCGCTCGGCGACGCGCGCCGGTCGGCCGAGATCCGCGCGGTGCTGCGGCGCTGCACGGTGGTGGCGCAGCGGGGCCGGTCGTTCGCCGACCGGCTGGCCAACGCGCACGCCGACGCGCACCGGGCGCACGGCCTGCCGGTGTTCCAGATCGGCATGGACACGCCTCAGCTCACGCCGGCACTGCTGGCCGAGTCGGTCGACCGGCTGGCCGCGCACGACGCCGTGCTGGGCCCGGCGGCCGACGGCGGTTGGTGGGCGCTGGGGCTCCACGACCCGGCGGTGGCCGCGGCCCTCCGGACCGTGCCGATGTCCCGGTCGGACACGGGCGCGTCGACGCTGCGGGCCCTGGGCGACCGGGACACCGGCCTGCTGCCCGTGCTGTCCGATGTGGACGACATGGCCACGGCCCGCGAGGTCGCCGCCGCCGTGCCGCACACGCGGTTCGCCGCCGCGCTCGCGCGCCTGGGCGCCCTGCGATGA
- a CDS encoding S1C family serine protease, producing the protein MTSTAATSNFGSPTAPHASGAEPVPGSPDAWSRPGRPDDFGSPVASQGAAGLSGTGRAGAVQGGAGPTGTGVAGAVQGSAGHPGTGGPGAVQGGAGLPGSGPGAWQGGFHRPEHTGPHGAPQAGAQDHPGSPAHSPSGPAQPGVSGPYYAPPGSVSAAPRPPRGRGKVVAGVAALVLAVGGVAGGVGGYVGFQAAEDARPVTNALNQTPPAQQSSDAPAGSTEQVAQKVLPTVVQVQVNGGAGSGFTLSSDGLVLTNNHVVESAAGGGPIKVQLQDGRSFDAKIVGRDPTSDLAVVKVEDVSGLPTAELGNSGDLRIGQQVVAVGSPFDLNGTVTSGIVSSLNRPVRAGGQQGGVDTVLNAIQTDAAINPGNSGGPLVNMRGQVVGINSAIYSPNSSQSSQGGSVGIGFAIPIDQARRTAKELSETGKANQTVLGVQVGDAPEGGAVVRDVTAGGAAAAAGVKSGDVITKFGDRPIDTSDSLVAAVRSRAPGEKVQLTIGGNRTVEVTLGSQPVEVR; encoded by the coding sequence GTGACCTCGACCGCTGCCACCTCGAACTTCGGCTCGCCGACCGCTCCGCACGCGAGCGGCGCCGAGCCCGTGCCCGGGTCGCCGGACGCCTGGTCGCGTCCCGGTCGCCCGGATGACTTCGGCTCGCCGGTCGCCTCGCAGGGTGCCGCCGGCCTGTCGGGAACCGGTCGGGCGGGTGCCGTGCAGGGCGGCGCCGGCCCGACCGGAACAGGTGTGGCCGGTGCTGTGCAGGGCAGCGCCGGTCATCCCGGAACCGGTGGTCCCGGCGCCGTGCAGGGCGGCGCCGGGCTGCCGGGATCCGGGCCGGGGGCCTGGCAGGGAGGCTTCCACCGCCCGGAGCACACCGGTCCGCACGGCGCGCCGCAGGCCGGCGCCCAGGATCACCCGGGCTCGCCGGCCCACTCCCCTTCGGGGCCGGCGCAGCCCGGTGTGTCGGGCCCGTACTACGCGCCGCCCGGCTCGGTCTCCGCGGCGCCCCGCCCCCCGCGGGGCCGCGGCAAGGTCGTGGCGGGGGTCGCCGCCCTCGTGCTCGCGGTCGGCGGCGTCGCGGGAGGTGTCGGCGGGTACGTCGGCTTCCAGGCCGCCGAGGACGCCCGGCCCGTGACCAACGCGCTCAACCAGACCCCGCCCGCCCAGCAGAGCTCCGACGCGCCGGCGGGCTCGACCGAGCAGGTGGCCCAGAAGGTGCTGCCGACCGTGGTGCAGGTGCAGGTCAACGGTGGCGCCGGGTCCGGTTTCACGCTCAGCTCCGACGGCCTGGTGCTGACCAACAACCACGTGGTCGAGAGCGCCGCCGGCGGCGGGCCGATCAAGGTCCAGCTCCAGGACGGCCGCTCGTTCGACGCGAAGATCGTCGGCCGCGACCCGACGTCCGACCTGGCCGTGGTGAAGGTGGAGGACGTCTCCGGTCTGCCCACGGCCGAGCTGGGCAACTCCGGCGACTTGCGGATCGGCCAGCAGGTCGTGGCCGTCGGCTCGCCGTTCGACCTCAACGGCACGGTCACGTCCGGCATCGTCAGCTCGCTGAACCGCCCGGTGCGCGCCGGCGGCCAGCAGGGCGGCGTGGACACCGTGCTCAACGCCATCCAGACCGACGCCGCGATCAACCCCGGCAACTCGGGCGGCCCGCTGGTGAACATGCGCGGCCAGGTCGTCGGCATCAACTCGGCCATCTACAGCCCGAACTCCAGCCAGTCCTCGCAGGGCGGCTCGGTCGGCATCGGCTTCGCCATCCCGATCGACCAGGCCCGCCGCACGGCCAAGGAGCTGTCGGAGACCGGCAAGGCCAACCAGACCGTGCTCGGCGTCCAGGTGGGCGACGCGCCGGAGGGCGGGGCGGTGGTCCGCGACGTGACCGCCGGCGGCGCGGCGGCCGCGGCGGGCGTCAAGTCCGGCGACGTGATCACCAAGTTCGGCGACCGGCCCATCGACACCTCCGACTCGCTGGTCGCGGCCGTCCGGTCCCGCGCGCCGGGCGAGAAGGTGCAGCTCACCATCGGCGGGAACCGCACGGTCGAGGTGACGCTCGGCAGCCAGCCCGTCGAGGTCCGCTAG
- a CDS encoding glyoxalase superfamily protein, translating to MDWKLQVVVVPVSDVERAKTFYADTLGFTLDTDHRSGDAFRVIQVTPPGSACSIVFGKGLGDSGAPGSLKGCQLVVSDIEEAHAHLEAKGVANSGPQHFENGVMTPGADPAGGDYNSFIFFDDPDGNTWAVQQVAKPLR from the coding sequence GTGGACTGGAAGCTGCAAGTGGTCGTCGTCCCCGTGTCCGACGTCGAGCGCGCCAAGACGTTCTACGCCGACACGTTGGGCTTCACGCTCGACACCGACCACCGCTCGGGCGACGCCTTCCGGGTCATCCAGGTCACCCCGCCCGGCTCGGCGTGCTCCATCGTCTTCGGCAAGGGCCTCGGCGACAGCGGCGCACCCGGCTCGCTCAAGGGCTGCCAGCTGGTCGTCTCCGACATCGAGGAGGCACACGCGCACCTCGAGGCGAAGGGCGTGGCGAACTCCGGCCCGCAGCACTTCGAGAACGGCGTGATGACGCCCGGAGCGGACCCGGCCGGCGGGGACTACAACTCCTTCATCTTCTTCGACGACCCGGACGGCAACACGTGGGCCGTCCAGCAGGTCGCGAAGCCCCTGCGCTGA
- the mscL gene encoding large-conductance mechanosensitive channel protein MscL codes for MIKGFKDFLMRGNVIDLAVAVVIGAAFTAIVTAFTTNLINPIIALFGGNNVAGLAVQLGSTEKTIIDFGAIITAVINFLIVAAIVYFIFVLPMNKLKERRKRGQEPGPAEPTDVELLKEIRDLLAAQQRQRQD; via the coding sequence GTGATCAAGGGCTTCAAGGACTTCCTCATGCGCGGCAACGTGATCGACCTCGCCGTGGCGGTGGTCATCGGCGCCGCGTTCACCGCGATCGTCACCGCGTTCACCACGAACCTGATCAACCCGATCATCGCGCTGTTCGGCGGCAACAACGTCGCCGGCCTGGCCGTCCAGCTGGGCTCGACCGAGAAGACCATCATCGACTTCGGCGCGATCATCACGGCGGTGATCAACTTCCTGATCGTGGCCGCGATCGTCTACTTCATCTTCGTGCTGCCGATGAACAAGCTGAAGGAGCGGCGCAAGCGCGGTCAGGAGCCCGGCCCCGCGGAGCCGACCGACGTCGAGCTGCTCAAGGAGATCCGCGACCTCCTCGCCGCCCAGCAGCGCCAGCGCCAGGACTGA
- a CDS encoding NAD-dependent epimerase/dehydratase family protein, producing the protein MRVLLTGGAGFIGSHIADQLTAQGHDVVVLDAYLPQAHRVRPPTAEDVTDLDTVKNLLDGVNAVCHQAAVVGHGLDPSDAPLYARNNDLGTAVLLAAMHERGVRHLVLASSMVVYGEGRYECDRHGVVQAGPRRRADLDEGRYEPPCPHCERPLKPRLVPEDAPLDPRSTYAAGKLAQEHYAAAWARQTGGTVWALRYHNVYGPRMPKDTPYAGVASLFRSALERGEAPTVLEDGRQRRDFVHVTDVARANVLALHRPLPPGTSTALNICSGEPHTVGDLATHLAEAFGGPRPRVVGGARPADVRHVVADPSRARELLGFRAATTFAAGVKQFATDPLR; encoded by the coding sequence GTGCGCGTTCTCCTCACCGGCGGCGCCGGGTTCATCGGCTCACACATCGCCGACCAACTGACCGCCCAGGGCCACGACGTCGTCGTGCTCGACGCCTACCTGCCCCAGGCCCACCGCGTCCGCCCACCGACGGCCGAAGACGTCACCGATCTCGACACGGTGAAAAACCTCCTCGACGGGGTGAACGCGGTCTGTCACCAGGCCGCGGTCGTCGGGCACGGCCTCGACCCGTCCGACGCGCCGCTCTACGCCCGCAACAACGACCTCGGCACCGCCGTGCTGCTCGCCGCGATGCACGAGCGGGGCGTGCGGCACCTGGTCCTGGCGTCGTCGATGGTCGTGTACGGCGAGGGCCGGTACGAGTGCGACCGGCACGGCGTCGTCCAGGCCGGCCCACGCCGCCGCGCCGACCTCGACGAGGGCCGCTACGAACCGCCGTGCCCGCACTGCGAGCGCCCCTTGAAGCCGCGCCTGGTCCCCGAGGACGCCCCGCTGGACCCCCGCAGCACCTACGCCGCCGGCAAGCTCGCCCAGGAGCACTACGCGGCGGCGTGGGCCCGGCAGACGGGCGGCACGGTGTGGGCGCTGCGCTACCACAACGTGTACGGCCCGAGAATGCCCAAGGACACCCCGTACGCGGGCGTGGCGAGCTTGTTCCGCAGCGCGCTCGAACGCGGCGAGGCGCCCACCGTCCTCGAAGACGGCCGGCAGCGCCGCGACTTCGTCCACGTCACGGACGTCGCGCGGGCCAACGTCCTGGCCCTGCACCGCCCGCTGCCGCCCGGCACGTCCACCGCGCTCAACATCTGCTCCGGCGAGCCGCACACCGTCGGCGACCTCGCCACCCACCTGGCCGAGGCGTTCGGCGGGCCTCGGCCGCGGGTCGTCGGCGGCGCGCGGCCGGCGGACGTCCGGCACGTCGTCGCCGACCCCTCCCGGGCCCGCGAGCTGCTCGGGTTCCGGGCCGCGACGACCTTCGCCGCCGGGGTCAAGCAGTTCGCAACGGACCCGCTGCGCTGA
- a CDS encoding response regulator transcription factor has protein sequence MGETTGRVLVVDDDVTVRDVVRRYLELAGHEVELVGDGESALRRFAEREPDLVVLDLMLPGVDGLEVCRRLRVRSAVPVVMLTALGEEEDRIAGLQLGADDYVTKPFSPRELALRVTSVLRRSRVAASRSASVLTDGGLRVDVGARSAWLDGREMSLTTREFDLLAFFLTHPGTAFSRGELLSRVWGWEFGDQSTVTVHVRRLREKVEVDSARPVRIATVWGVGYRYDGGA, from the coding sequence ATGGGTGAGACGACCGGGCGGGTGCTCGTCGTGGACGACGACGTGACGGTGCGCGACGTGGTGCGCCGGTACCTGGAGCTGGCCGGCCACGAGGTCGAGCTGGTCGGCGACGGCGAGAGCGCGCTGCGCCGCTTCGCGGAGCGCGAGCCGGACCTGGTGGTGCTCGACCTGATGCTGCCGGGCGTGGACGGGCTGGAGGTGTGCCGGCGGCTGCGGGTGCGCAGCGCCGTGCCGGTGGTGATGCTGACCGCGCTGGGCGAGGAGGAGGACCGGATCGCCGGGCTCCAGCTCGGCGCGGACGACTACGTGACCAAACCGTTCAGCCCGCGCGAGCTGGCGCTGCGGGTGACGTCGGTGCTGCGCCGCTCCCGGGTGGCGGCGTCGCGGTCGGCCTCGGTGCTCACCGACGGCGGGCTGCGGGTGGACGTGGGCGCGCGGTCGGCGTGGCTTGACGGGCGGGAGATGTCGCTGACCACGCGCGAGTTCGACCTGCTGGCGTTCTTCCTCACCCACCCGGGCACCGCGTTCAGCCGCGGCGAGCTGCTGTCGCGGGTGTGGGGCTGGGAGTTCGGCGACCAGTCCACCGTGACCGTCCACGTGCGACGGTTGCGGGAGAAGGTGGAGGTCGACTCGGCCCGGCCGGTGCGGATCGCCACCGTGTGGGGCGTGGGCTACCGGTACGACGGCGGTGCGTGA
- a CDS encoding class I SAM-dependent methyltransferase — translation MTAFDLGLSGAECRLDLAGGGHLTLPVDRWHEDADDADHVLLDACHGPTVDLGCGPGRMVAALVGRGVVALGVDHSPLAVALTRSRGGPALRRDLFGRLPGVGRWAHALLADGNIGIGGDPVALLRRARQLLRRHGSVLVEVEPPGCGLRRERARVAGGAWFDWARVDAPSLTPVAARAGLTSRWVVERDGRWFAELVRP, via the coding sequence ATGACCGCGTTCGACCTCGGTCTCAGCGGCGCGGAGTGCCGGCTCGACCTGGCCGGCGGCGGTCACCTGACCCTGCCGGTCGACCGGTGGCACGAGGACGCCGACGACGCCGACCACGTCCTGCTCGACGCCTGCCACGGCCCGACCGTCGACCTCGGCTGCGGCCCGGGGCGGATGGTCGCGGCGCTCGTCGGGCGCGGGGTGGTGGCGCTGGGCGTGGACCACTCGCCGCTCGCCGTCGCCCTCACCCGGTCGAGGGGCGGCCCGGCCCTGCGCCGGGACCTGTTCGGCCGGCTGCCCGGCGTCGGCCGCTGGGCGCACGCGCTGCTCGCCGACGGCAACATCGGCATCGGCGGCGACCCCGTGGCGCTGCTCCGCCGGGCCCGTCAGCTGCTGCGCCGGCACGGCAGCGTGCTGGTCGAGGTCGAGCCGCCCGGCTGCGGGCTGCGCCGGGAACGCGCCCGGGTCGCCGGTGGCGCGTGGTTCGACTGGGCGCGGGTCGACGCGCCGTCCTTGACGCCGGTCGCCGCGCGGGCCGGTCTGACGTCGCGGTGGGTCGTCGAGCGCGACGGGCGCTGGTTCGCCGAGCTGGTGCGGCCGTGA
- a CDS encoding sensor histidine kinase — MLVEIYHILPYAVLFSLPLALLGAVLLRRLRNGSLATALTVLAIVPVVATIGGVLAVSGFMFTPILTTTVLVCLLVALVTVPTAVLLGRALARRSVWESEARARERAAEASRRELVAWISHDLRTPLAGIRAMAEALADGVVSRRDEVADYAGRISTEAEALSGMVDDLFELSRITAGALRLTLSEVPLADVVSEVVAAESPVASRKGVRLRADAATWPVVLGSDPELARVVRNLLSNAIRHTPPDGTVAVQVDVDGPSALLRVDDGCGGIPEADLPRVFDVAFRGTPHRQPVGGGLGLAIARGLVEAHQGTIDARNHGPGCRFEVRLPLSAAGPLRTA; from the coding sequence ATGCTGGTCGAGATCTACCACATCCTGCCGTACGCGGTGCTGTTCTCGCTGCCGCTGGCGCTGCTCGGCGCGGTGCTGCTGCGGCGGTTGCGCAACGGGTCGCTGGCCACGGCGCTGACCGTGCTGGCGATCGTGCCGGTGGTGGCGACCATCGGCGGCGTGCTGGCGGTGAGCGGGTTCATGTTCACCCCGATCCTCACCACGACCGTGCTGGTGTGCCTGCTGGTGGCCTTGGTGACGGTGCCGACGGCGGTGCTGCTGGGCCGGGCGCTGGCGCGGCGCAGCGTGTGGGAGAGCGAGGCTCGGGCGCGGGAACGCGCGGCCGAGGCGTCCCGGCGCGAGCTGGTCGCGTGGATCAGCCACGACCTGCGCACGCCGTTGGCGGGCATCCGGGCGATGGCCGAGGCGCTGGCCGACGGCGTGGTGTCGCGGCGCGACGAGGTCGCCGACTACGCCGGGCGGATCTCGACCGAGGCGGAAGCGCTGTCCGGGATGGTGGACGACCTGTTCGAGCTGTCCCGCATCACGGCGGGCGCGCTGCGGCTGACGCTGTCCGAGGTGCCGCTGGCGGACGTGGTCAGCGAGGTGGTGGCGGCGGAGAGCCCGGTGGCCTCGCGCAAGGGCGTGCGGCTGCGCGCGGACGCGGCCACGTGGCCGGTGGTGCTCGGCAGCGACCCCGAGCTGGCCCGGGTGGTGCGCAACCTGCTGTCCAACGCGATCCGCCACACCCCGCCGGACGGCACCGTGGCCGTGCAGGTGGACGTGGACGGCCCGTCGGCGCTGCTGCGCGTCGACGACGGCTGCGGCGGCATCCCGGAAGCCGACCTGCCCAGGGTGTTCGACGTGGCGTTCCGCGGCACGCCGCACCGGCAGCCGGTCGGCGGCGGGTTGGGGCTGGCGATCGCGCGCGGCCTGGTGGAGGCCCACCAGGGCACGATCGACGCCCGCAACCACGGCCCCGGCTGCCGGTTCGAGGTGCGGTTGCCGCTCAGCGCAGCGGGTCCGTTGCGAACTGCTTGA
- a CDS encoding glycosyltransferase family 2 protein: MDVVLPCLDEAAALPGVLRAMPAGYRPLVVDNGSRDGSPEIARSLGAEVVHEPRPGYGAAVHTGIERARSEVVCVLDADGSLDPRELPELVAMLARAELAVGRRVPEAGSWPWHARAGNAVLAGLLRRKGLPVRDIAPVRAFRRRDLLDLGVEDRAFGYPLELLLRAAAAGWRVVERDVRYGPRAAGTKSKVSGSVRGTARAVRDMTAVVQRGVDRGSVRR; this comes from the coding sequence ATCGACGTGGTGCTCCCCTGCCTGGACGAGGCGGCGGCGTTGCCGGGCGTGCTGCGGGCCATGCCCGCGGGCTACCGGCCCTTGGTGGTGGACAACGGATCGCGTGACGGCTCGCCGGAGATCGCCCGGTCGCTGGGCGCGGAGGTCGTGCACGAGCCGCGGCCCGGGTATGGCGCGGCGGTGCACACGGGCATCGAGCGCGCGCGCTCCGAGGTGGTGTGCGTGCTCGACGCGGACGGTTCGCTCGACCCGCGCGAGCTGCCGGAGCTGGTGGCGATGCTCGCGCGGGCGGAGCTGGCCGTGGGGCGGCGGGTGCCGGAGGCGGGCAGTTGGCCGTGGCACGCGCGGGCGGGCAACGCGGTGCTGGCCGGGCTGCTGCGGCGCAAGGGGCTGCCGGTGCGGGACATCGCGCCGGTGCGGGCGTTCCGCCGGCGCGACCTGCTGGACCTGGGGGTCGAGGACCGGGCGTTCGGCTACCCGTTGGAGCTGCTGCTGCGCGCGGCGGCGGCCGGGTGGCGGGTGGTCGAGCGGGACGTGCGGTACGGGCCGCGCGCGGCGGGCACGAAGTCGAAGGTGTCGGGCTCGGTGCGCGGGACCGCGCGGGCGGTGCGGGACATGACGGCGGTCGTCCAGCGGGGCGTCGACCGGGGGAGCGTGCGCCGATGA
- a CDS encoding MogA/MoaB family molybdenum cofactor biosynthesis protein — MERSAQRLGRALVVIVDDRVAHGEHDDSTGPLVTELLEEAGFIVDGTVAVEGEVVGIRAALNTAVIGGVDLVVTVGGTGVSPRDVTPDATQGVLDRPISGIAEALRASGLAAGAVDAGISRGLVGVSGSTLVVNLAGSRSAVRDGMATLSALVPYVIEQLSGLDEA; from the coding sequence ATGGAACGCAGCGCGCAGCGACTGGGACGCGCCCTTGTCGTGATCGTGGACGACCGGGTGGCGCACGGTGAGCACGACGACAGCACAGGACCGCTGGTCACCGAGTTGCTGGAGGAAGCAGGGTTCATCGTCGACGGGACGGTCGCGGTGGAGGGCGAGGTGGTGGGCATCCGCGCCGCGCTGAACACCGCGGTGATCGGCGGTGTCGACCTGGTCGTCACCGTCGGCGGCACGGGCGTGTCGCCGCGCGACGTGACACCGGACGCCACACAGGGCGTGCTCGACCGGCCGATCAGCGGCATCGCCGAGGCGCTCCGGGCCTCGGGGCTGGCGGCGGGAGCCGTCGACGCGGGCATCTCGCGGGGACTGGTCGGCGTGTCCGGCAGCACCCTCGTGGTGAACCTGGCCGGGTCGCGGTCGGCGGTGCGTGACGGCATGGCGACGTTGTCGGCCCTCGTGCCGTACGTGATCGAGCAGCTCTCGGGACTGGACGAGGCATGA
- a CDS encoding RNA polymerase subunit sigma-70, with protein sequence MFEQATRQHRRELHVHCYRMLASYEEAEDAVQEVFLRAWRAWDTFDGGNVRAWLYKIATNTCVDLVRAKARTPRTQPEISWLTPYPDRLLDRVAPADDEPDVVAVARETVELAFLAALQLLPARQRAALLAREVLGMTAQETAGLLDISVAAANSALQRARATMRQHLPSHRNDWAAREPNPRERELLSRFIDAHQRCDAVAAVAIAAEDLRVTMPPAPLCFEGLDQVATLLERALGPDREGDWLLVPTRANRMPAAAGYLRRHGDTVFRALKLDVLRIEGDRIAEITTFGPSRFELLGLPATQVPGASPTNP encoded by the coding sequence ATGTTCGAGCAGGCCACCCGGCAGCACCGCCGCGAGCTGCACGTCCACTGCTACCGGATGCTCGCCTCCTACGAAGAAGCCGAGGACGCCGTGCAGGAGGTGTTCCTGCGCGCCTGGCGGGCGTGGGACACCTTCGACGGCGGCAACGTCCGCGCCTGGCTCTACAAGATCGCCACCAACACGTGCGTCGACCTGGTCCGGGCCAAGGCGCGCACGCCCCGGACGCAGCCGGAGATCAGCTGGCTCACCCCGTACCCGGACCGCCTGCTGGACCGGGTGGCGCCGGCCGACGACGAGCCGGACGTGGTGGCGGTCGCGCGGGAGACGGTGGAGCTCGCCTTCCTGGCCGCCCTCCAGCTCCTCCCCGCGCGGCAGCGGGCCGCGTTGCTCGCGCGGGAGGTGCTGGGCATGACGGCGCAGGAAACGGCCGGCCTGCTCGACATCAGCGTGGCCGCCGCCAACAGCGCGCTCCAACGGGCCCGGGCCACGATGCGGCAGCACCTGCCCTCCCACCGCAACGACTGGGCCGCGCGGGAGCCGAACCCGCGGGAACGCGAACTGCTCAGCCGGTTCATCGACGCCCACCAGCGGTGCGACGCGGTGGCGGCCGTGGCGATCGCGGCCGAGGACCTGCGCGTCACCATGCCGCCCGCGCCGCTGTGCTTCGAGGGCCTCGACCAGGTCGCGACGCTGCTGGAACGCGCCCTCGGCCCCGACCGGGAGGGCGACTGGCTGCTCGTGCCGACCCGGGCCAACCGGATGCCGGCCGCCGCCGGCTACCTGCGCCGCCACGGCGACACGGTGTTCCGGGCGCTCAAGTTGGACGTCCTGCGCATCGAGGGCGACCGGATCGCCGAGATCACCACGTTCGGCCCCTCGCGGTTCGAACTGCTCGGTCTCCCCGCGACACAGGTACCCGGAGCGTCACCGACGAACCCTTGA